One Rossellomorea aquimaris DNA window includes the following coding sequences:
- a CDS encoding ATP-binding cassette domain-containing protein — MHVEKLRLTFSGSEELIFKDVSLSIEDGEKVLLLGPSGCGKSTLLQVLSGVIPHSIDVPMKADSIERPESFGYVFQDPDAQFCMPYVDEEIAFVLENTQIPRDEMPEKIKELLEKVNLSLGDSHTKISSLSGGMKQKLAIASALALHPHTLFLDEPTAMLDEESTKSVWETVKATCKDKTLLIVEHKLSHVLEIIDRIILFDASGRIVADGPVAHILSNFKETLKSVGVWYPEAWKDYLSSHLPEKAAPFGKAILKLENFKGYVQKEVKIHLENAVSLKGEWIAITGKNGAGKSTLLHSLMKFIQTTGKYELYGRPVKGKNVPEECTFVFQNPEFQFVTHSVFDEVAYTFRRGKVDEGIVEEKVHALLKRFKLDSFKHHHPYHLSMGQKRRLSVAASIVRNKDILLLDEPTFGQDSQNTFALLEMLLDYQKEGSTILMVTHDENIITHFASRVWVIENGLLTQDFYNEIAGSKAI; from the coding sequence ATGCATGTTGAAAAATTGCGCCTTACATTCTCCGGTTCAGAGGAACTGATATTTAAAGACGTAAGCCTTTCAATAGAAGACGGGGAAAAGGTATTGCTACTCGGACCATCGGGATGTGGCAAATCCACACTCCTCCAGGTTTTATCCGGTGTCATACCCCATTCCATAGATGTGCCGATGAAAGCTGACTCAATTGAACGTCCTGAATCTTTCGGGTATGTTTTTCAGGATCCGGACGCTCAATTTTGTATGCCTTATGTTGATGAGGAAATTGCCTTTGTTTTGGAGAATACTCAAATTCCAAGGGACGAAATGCCAGAGAAAATCAAAGAACTGTTAGAGAAGGTGAATTTAAGTCTCGGGGATTCCCATACGAAAATCTCCTCTCTATCCGGGGGGATGAAGCAAAAATTGGCAATTGCTTCCGCCCTTGCGCTCCATCCCCATACGCTATTTCTGGATGAGCCTACAGCGATGTTGGATGAAGAGAGTACAAAATCTGTATGGGAAACGGTGAAAGCGACGTGTAAAGATAAAACGTTACTTATCGTTGAGCATAAGCTGAGTCACGTACTGGAGATCATTGATCGTATTATTCTTTTCGATGCTAGTGGAAGGATAGTGGCTGATGGACCAGTGGCCCACATTTTATCCAATTTCAAGGAAACATTGAAATCAGTTGGGGTATGGTATCCGGAAGCGTGGAAAGATTACCTTTCTTCCCACCTTCCGGAGAAGGCTGCCCCGTTTGGAAAAGCGATTTTAAAGCTAGAGAACTTCAAAGGGTATGTACAAAAAGAAGTGAAGATTCACCTTGAAAATGCCGTCAGCCTTAAAGGTGAATGGATTGCAATCACCGGAAAGAACGGAGCCGGCAAATCAACATTACTCCACAGTCTCATGAAATTCATCCAAACGACCGGAAAGTATGAATTATATGGGAGACCGGTAAAAGGAAAGAATGTTCCAGAGGAATGTACGTTTGTTTTTCAAAATCCAGAGTTTCAGTTTGTAACACACAGTGTGTTTGATGAAGTTGCGTATACCTTTCGGCGGGGGAAAGTGGATGAAGGGATAGTGGAGGAAAAAGTGCATGCACTATTGAAGCGATTCAAGCTTGATTCATTCAAACATCATCATCCCTATCATTTATCAATGGGGCAAAAGCGCAGATTAAGCGTCGCAGCGTCCATTGTCAGGAATAAAGATATTCTATTATTGGACGAACCGACCTTTGGCCAGGATTCCCAAAATACGTTTGCGTTACTTGAGATGCTTCTAGACTATCAAAAAGAAGGATCTACCATTTTGATGGTGACACATGATGAAAATATCATTACTCACTTTGCATCCAGAGTATGGGTAATTGAAAATGGGCTTCTCACCCAGGACTTCTATAATGAGATTGCAGGTAGTAAAGCAATATGA
- a CDS encoding sensor histidine kinase — MPKKLINIQKGSGISPYIWSIISILPFYFIFQSSSTIEIVVGISLTIMFFISLRFAFISKDWPVYLWTSILIAISITMTIQFNFIYFAFYIAYYNGNIKNRVAFLTLYIIHLVLTTASINYNFVIQDELFLSQFPFILIIWISVILLPFNIYNRNKQVQLEDQLEDANKRISDLVKQEERQRIARDLHDTLGQKLSLIGLKSDLARKLVYKDPEQARSELKDVQQTARTALSEVRTMVSQMRGIRLKDEIVRIKQLLKAAEIDFVMDDEVMLPQASLFLENILSMCLKEAVTNVVKHSKASHCELTIEESDKEMTIIVKDDGMGIEEDYTLSKGSGLIGMRERLEFVNGSLDVISGNGTTLIMRVPKVIKQTDREGME, encoded by the coding sequence ATGCCGAAAAAGTTAATCAATATTCAAAAAGGATCAGGAATTTCCCCTTACATATGGAGCATCATCAGCATCCTGCCATTTTATTTTATCTTTCAGTCCTCCTCTACAATTGAAATTGTTGTAGGGATTTCCTTGACCATCATGTTCTTTATATCTTTACGATTTGCTTTTATTTCAAAGGATTGGCCGGTTTATTTATGGACATCGATTTTAATCGCAATATCCATTACCATGACCATTCAATTTAATTTTATCTATTTTGCTTTTTACATTGCCTACTATAATGGGAATATAAAAAACCGGGTGGCGTTTTTAACCCTATATATTATCCACCTGGTATTAACGACGGCATCAATCAATTATAATTTTGTTATACAGGATGAATTATTTTTATCTCAATTTCCTTTTATTCTGATCATTTGGATAAGCGTCATTCTGTTGCCGTTTAATATTTATAATCGAAATAAACAGGTGCAGCTCGAAGATCAGTTGGAAGATGCGAATAAACGTATTTCAGACTTGGTCAAGCAGGAAGAACGCCAGAGGATTGCCCGGGATCTACATGATACATTGGGTCAAAAGCTTTCTCTTATCGGCCTGAAAAGTGACCTTGCCAGAAAATTGGTGTACAAAGATCCAGAGCAGGCCAGAAGCGAATTAAAGGATGTACAGCAAACGGCACGAACGGCTTTAAGTGAAGTAAGGACAATGGTATCCCAGATGAGGGGCATTCGACTAAAAGACGAAATCGTCCGGATCAAACAGCTATTAAAGGCAGCGGAAATTGATTTCGTGATGGATGATGAGGTCATGCTTCCCCAAGCATCACTCTTTCTGGAAAATATCTTGAGCATGTGCCTGAAGGAAGCCGTGACGAATGTTGTTAAACACAGTAAGGCGTCGCACTGTGAGCTAACAATTGAAGAGTCTGATAAAGAGATGACCATCATAGTGAAGGATGATGGTATGGGAATCGAGGAAGATTACACACTGTCTAAAGGCAGCGGGTTAATCGGGATGAGAGAACGGTTAGAATTTGTAAATGGGAGTTTGGACGTTATTTCCGGGAATGGGACCACTTTGATTATGAGAGTGCCGAAAGTAATCAAGCAAACAGACAGGGAGGGAATGGAATGA
- a CDS encoding thiamine phosphate synthase, protein MGIETRKQLHVISTGKQSVEELVRISKSIYPYFDVLHLREKQWTGNEMAVAIDRLVKAGVPLTKLCVNDRADIAFMKHVRGVQLGHQSADTSLVKSAFPSLQVGASVHSLEEAQQAMDNGADYLLYGNIYATSSKPGKNGVGVASLEKMVQSIPVPTIAIGGITPNRVGEIMRTGARGVAILSGIFLSKDPLDSARSYYKELHMEVR, encoded by the coding sequence ATGGGAATTGAAACTAGAAAACAATTACATGTGATTTCAACAGGAAAACAATCAGTCGAAGAATTAGTGAGGATCTCGAAGTCCATTTATCCATACTTCGACGTGCTCCACCTTCGTGAAAAGCAGTGGACGGGGAATGAAATGGCTGTTGCCATTGATCGATTAGTAAAAGCAGGAGTCCCATTAACGAAATTATGTGTCAATGACCGGGCAGATATTGCCTTTATGAAGCATGTAAGAGGGGTGCAGCTTGGCCATCAAAGTGCGGATACCAGCTTAGTGAAAAGTGCTTTTCCTTCCTTACAAGTAGGTGCTTCTGTACATTCCCTGGAAGAAGCACAACAGGCAATGGATAACGGAGCGGATTATTTACTCTATGGAAATATCTATGCTACCTCTTCGAAACCAGGAAAGAATGGTGTGGGAGTAGCTAGCCTAGAAAAAATGGTTCAATCCATCCCTGTTCCTACTATCGCTATCGGTGGAATCACACCTAACCGTGTAGGAGAGATCATGCGAACAGGGGCAAGAGGAGTTGCGATTTTATCAGGCATTTTCCTTTCAAAGGATCCATTAGATTCAGCCCGATCGTATTATAAAGAATTACATATGGAGGTGAGGTAG
- a CDS encoding ECF transporter S component, protein MSKLKLTDILVTVVISIGFGIIYKLWGPVYNLLKPFGLHADQLIYGMWFMAATVAFLIIRKPGVALLAEIAASSGEFLMGSEWGLEVLLFGLIQGLFAELIFLITRYKRYDVIIICTAAVGSAIGSILMDYFKGYMGDLVLWNLSLFIGARLIGSIVIAGIGAFYLVKTLEKTGVTSLVRNADQKDYDALNQ, encoded by the coding sequence ATGTCTAAATTAAAGCTGACGGACATTTTAGTAACGGTCGTCATCTCCATAGGTTTTGGAATAATATATAAGCTTTGGGGACCGGTTTACAACCTGTTAAAGCCATTTGGATTGCATGCGGATCAACTGATCTATGGCATGTGGTTCATGGCGGCAACCGTTGCTTTTTTAATCATTCGGAAACCTGGCGTCGCACTTCTGGCAGAGATTGCAGCATCTTCAGGGGAATTTCTCATGGGAAGTGAATGGGGCCTCGAGGTACTCCTATTCGGTCTTATTCAAGGATTGTTTGCAGAGTTGATTTTCCTTATTACCCGCTATAAGCGTTATGATGTCATCATCATTTGTACAGCAGCCGTGGGCTCAGCAATTGGCTCAATCCTGATGGACTACTTTAAGGGATACATGGGAGACCTGGTTCTGTGGAATTTATCACTTTTTATTGGTGCCAGATTGATAGGATCCATCGTGATAGCAGGCATAGGTGCCTTTTATCTCGTTAAGACTCTGGAGAAAACGGGGGTAACCAGTTTGGTCAGAAATGCAGACCAAAAAGATTATGACGCGTTGAATCAGTAA
- a CDS encoding response regulator transcription factor: MIRIVIAEDQRMLLGALGSLLSLEDDMEVVGKAGNGEEAIVLVHELQPDICIMDIEMPKKTGLEAAEELKGENCKVIILTTFARSGYFQRALKGGVKGYLLKDSPSEELAYSIRLVMEGKRIYAPELMDDVYSEENPLTDREKEVLELVADGKNTKEIADELSLKTGTVRNYISTILDKLEVKNRIEAITQSKEKGWFK; the protein is encoded by the coding sequence ATGATTCGAATTGTTATTGCAGAAGACCAACGAATGCTATTAGGTGCCTTAGGCTCGTTACTTAGTTTAGAGGATGATATGGAAGTGGTTGGAAAGGCGGGCAATGGAGAAGAAGCCATTGTCCTCGTCCACGAGCTGCAGCCGGATATTTGTATCATGGATATTGAAATGCCTAAAAAGACCGGTCTTGAAGCAGCAGAGGAATTAAAAGGAGAAAATTGCAAAGTGATTATCCTGACAACCTTTGCCAGGTCCGGTTATTTCCAGCGTGCATTAAAAGGTGGAGTGAAGGGTTATTTGTTAAAGGACAGCCCAAGTGAAGAACTGGCGTACTCAATTCGACTTGTGATGGAGGGTAAACGTATTTATGCACCTGAGCTCATGGACGATGTGTATAGTGAAGAGAACCCCCTTACAGACCGTGAAAAAGAAGTGTTGGAGCTGGTTGCTGACGGGAAGAACACAAAGGAGATTGCCGATGAACTCAGCCTCAAAACGGGTACCGTCCGAAACTACATCTCAACCATACTCGACAAGCTTGAAGTTAAAAATCGAATCGAAGCCATCACTCAATCAAAAGAAAAAGGATGGTTTAAATGA
- a CDS encoding cyanophycinase, translating to MNGYWGKAKKLLIFITVLAVISSLATSSTFAKKNENSIKGNLLIVGGALGSSNSAVYEEFIKLSGGKKKAKIGIIPSASGSLKSSNQFKEDLISYGVAESAIEILPLSAHDFSGTEEDESEWKDNAQKKEMTKKIKRLTGIWFVGGDQLKITDTLVKDNGKNTKALDEIWKVYRKGAVLGGTSAGAAIMSDVMITGGDSLGGLRQEFITEDVSNPDKEYAPVYIQKGLGFFQWGIVDQHFNERSRLGRLAAAAIRYETNKNHFAYGIDEDTAMVVNNEKQTISVLGRSKITVVDVSQTTLTGKEIKNIDLSYISPGDVLELKTNEFNISEDKVETKDYEYYNFRPLPATGVLSSYGTLPHYLSYSMVDNEAVSEISSYIYDGDGNGFELEFKQTDETKGYWGYQDGQKDSYSLLHVKMNVTPVSVHFNKKDQLSHDFNTSSLEVPESSFDPEIKGSLVIVGGALGSSNEEVYSEFINLAGENGRIGIIPAASSSLKSSHAFKEDLSSFGVPQENIDILPLSNHDFKGTDEDESKWMNNKNNPDIAESILKYDAIWFVGGDQTDITQTLINEDGSQSLALENIWEIYRTGAVLGGTSAGAAIMSDVMIAGGGSYDTLSKGFTDTYDGMSQQEGGPGYLEKGLGFFPYGIVDQHFDKKARLGRLIATTAEHGDENEFSYGIDEDTAMIVDNEAKTIEVKGRGGVSVVDLSQSDLSQSSHTYKNVHLSWITSGDQLNLNTKEYTISDHKVSTKDYEYYEYKTVPHSGVLTPHPSLANYLSYSLLDNFGEDEVKSYSFSEDEGFELTFKKEDQTEGFWGYKDGNKDDYSYLNVNMDIVPVKISIVNK from the coding sequence ATGAATGGTTATTGGGGTAAAGCGAAGAAACTACTCATTTTTATAACTGTATTGGCAGTTATAAGCAGCTTGGCAACTTCCAGTACATTTGCCAAGAAAAACGAAAACAGCATCAAAGGGAATCTATTGATTGTCGGAGGAGCTTTAGGCAGCAGCAACTCGGCTGTTTACGAAGAATTCATTAAACTATCAGGTGGTAAAAAGAAAGCGAAAATAGGTATCATTCCATCTGCTTCAGGTTCTTTGAAGTCATCAAATCAATTTAAAGAAGATTTGATTTCCTATGGTGTAGCAGAATCAGCTATTGAAATTCTTCCTCTATCAGCTCATGATTTCTCAGGGACAGAAGAAGACGAAAGCGAATGGAAAGATAACGCTCAAAAGAAAGAAATGACAAAAAAAATCAAGAGGCTGACAGGCATTTGGTTTGTCGGTGGAGATCAACTTAAGATTACAGACACATTAGTTAAGGACAATGGAAAAAACACGAAAGCTTTAGATGAGATTTGGAAGGTTTACCGCAAAGGAGCTGTTCTTGGTGGGACAAGTGCCGGAGCGGCCATCATGAGTGATGTGATGATTACAGGCGGTGATAGTTTAGGAGGGCTTCGTCAAGAGTTTATAACTGAAGATGTATCGAATCCGGATAAAGAATATGCACCTGTCTATATTCAAAAAGGGCTTGGATTCTTTCAATGGGGAATTGTGGATCAACATTTTAATGAGAGATCACGTCTAGGTAGACTAGCGGCTGCAGCCATACGCTACGAAACGAATAAAAACCATTTTGCCTATGGAATTGATGAAGATACAGCGATGGTGGTAAACAATGAAAAACAGACGATTTCAGTATTAGGCAGAAGTAAAATTACGGTGGTGGATGTATCTCAAACCACTTTAACAGGAAAAGAAATAAAGAATATTGATCTTAGTTATATTTCACCTGGAGATGTGCTCGAGTTGAAAACGAATGAATTTAACATAAGCGAGGATAAGGTTGAAACAAAAGACTATGAATATTATAACTTTAGACCTCTACCGGCTACCGGAGTTCTATCATCCTATGGAACCTTACCACATTACCTGTCGTATTCAATGGTGGACAATGAGGCTGTAAGTGAGATTTCCAGTTATATTTACGATGGTGATGGAAATGGTTTTGAGCTGGAGTTCAAGCAAACAGATGAAACAAAAGGGTATTGGGGTTACCAGGATGGTCAAAAAGACTCTTACTCCCTATTGCACGTGAAAATGAATGTTACACCTGTATCTGTCCATTTTAATAAGAAAGATCAGCTTTCACATGATTTTAATACATCATCATTAGAAGTACCTGAAAGTTCTTTTGATCCTGAAATAAAAGGCAGCCTTGTGATCGTTGGAGGAGCTTTAGGCAGTAGTAATGAAGAAGTGTATAGCGAATTTATCAATCTGGCCGGGGAAAATGGAAGGATAGGGATTATCCCTGCTGCAAGTTCCAGTTTAAAGTCTTCACATGCATTTAAAGAGGATTTGTCATCATTCGGTGTACCTCAAGAAAATATTGATATTCTTCCTCTATCAAATCATGACTTTAAAGGGACAGATGAAGATGAGTCTAAATGGATGAATAATAAAAATAATCCAGATATAGCAGAAAGTATATTGAAGTATGATGCCATTTGGTTTGTAGGTGGAGATCAAACAGATATCACCCAAACATTGATAAACGAAGATGGATCTCAATCACTGGCTCTTGAAAATATTTGGGAGATCTATCGTACTGGAGCCGTTCTTGGCGGTACTAGTGCAGGTGCAGCAATCATGAGCGATGTGATGATCGCAGGTGGTGGAAGCTATGACACTTTATCAAAAGGCTTCACTGATACGTATGACGGCATGTCTCAACAAGAAGGCGGTCCTGGATATCTTGAAAAGGGATTAGGATTCTTCCCGTACGGTATCGTAGATCAGCACTTTGATAAAAAAGCACGATTGGGACGTTTAATTGCAACCACTGCTGAACATGGAGATGAAAATGAATTCTCCTATGGGATCGATGAAGATACGGCGATGATAGTGGATAACGAAGCGAAAACCATTGAAGTAAAAGGTAGAGGCGGTGTTTCAGTAGTAGATTTGAGTCAGTCAGATCTCTCACAATCATCTCATACTTATAAAAATGTACATTTATCATGGATTACCTCAGGTGATCAATTAAATTTAAATACAAAGGAATATACGATCAGTGATCATAAGGTTTCAACAAAAGACTATGAATACTACGAATATAAAACTGTACCCCATTCAGGAGTCTTAACGCCGCATCCTTCGCTTGCAAACTATTTAAGCTATAGCCTTCTTGATAACTTTGGAGAGGATGAAGTAAAGAGTTATAGTTTTTCTGAAGATGAAGGATTCGAACTGACTTTCAAAAAAGAAGATCAAACGGAAGGCTTTTGGGGTTATAAAGATGGAAACAAAGATGATTATTCATATCTCAATGTGAATATGGATATCGTACCGGTGAAGATATCGATTGTAAACAAATAG
- a CDS encoding DUF6509 family protein: MNITSHSAEELKDPTGILNGDRYEVILDIEVPEDDELYREQGIYIKVIFVRDENGSRIVQSTIVERNTETYLDFELEEEEESLLHSYCEENIG; encoded by the coding sequence ATGAACATTACCAGTCATAGTGCCGAGGAATTGAAAGATCCTACCGGTATACTAAATGGAGATCGATATGAAGTTATTCTTGATATTGAAGTACCCGAGGATGATGAGCTTTACAGAGAACAGGGTATTTACATAAAAGTCATTTTTGTTCGAGACGAGAACGGTTCCAGGATCGTACAGTCGACCATTGTAGAAAGAAACACTGAGACGTATCTTGACTTTGAATTAGAAGAAGAGGAAGAAAGTCTCCTTCATTCATATTGCGAGGAAAATATCGGGTAA
- a CDS encoding energy-coupling factor transporter transmembrane component T — protein MNIELEHRETWLHQINPSFKLMTLIGLFVFLLFIHYLNWLLYLGLLFFLLLWVFSGYSYRTVSLMILPFFLVFISTASSMILFGKGETTWMKFGLIHITEESFYRGIHVGLRTIVFAILGLLFALTTRPVKLFYSLMQQLRLKPKYAYSFMAGFRLIPIMIEEFFTIRNAMKVRGVEERRGIKHLFHKMKSYSIPLLAQSIRRAHRIAVAMETKGFKGSGQRTYYYRVTFSKYDGYFLGSILFMVVLSYYFSTHLPIFPAEDVRYGN, from the coding sequence ATGAATATAGAACTCGAGCATAGAGAAACCTGGCTTCATCAAATAAATCCCAGCTTCAAGCTAATGACCTTGATCGGGCTTTTTGTATTCCTGCTTTTTATTCATTATCTTAACTGGTTGTTATATTTGGGCTTACTCTTTTTTCTCCTGCTATGGGTGTTCTCAGGATATTCATATAGAACGGTCAGTTTAATGATTCTACCCTTTTTCCTTGTTTTCATCTCTACAGCTTCATCAATGATTTTATTTGGGAAAGGTGAAACAACATGGATGAAATTTGGCTTGATCCACATTACCGAAGAGAGTTTTTATCGGGGGATCCATGTTGGATTGCGTACCATCGTATTCGCTATTTTGGGATTATTATTTGCTCTTACAACGAGACCGGTGAAGCTTTTCTACTCCCTCATGCAACAGCTGAGATTAAAACCTAAGTATGCGTATAGTTTTATGGCCGGATTCAGATTAATACCCATTATGATCGAAGAGTTCTTCACGATACGAAACGCCATGAAAGTCAGGGGAGTTGAAGAACGGAGAGGAATAAAGCACTTATTCCATAAAATGAAATCCTATTCCATCCCCCTGCTTGCCCAGAGCATCAGAAGAGCGCACAGAATTGCCGTAGCCATGGAAACAAAGGGTTTTAAAGGAAGTGGGCAACGAACCTATTACTACAGAGTAACCTTCTCGAAATATGATGGATATTTCTTGGGGAGCATTCTCTTCATGGTGGTGCTCAGTTATTATTTTTCTACCCATCTACCTATTTTTCCCGCGGAAGATGTTCGCTATGGGAATTGA
- the thiO gene encoding glycine oxidase ThiO: protein MVKQYDVMIVGGGVIGCSIAYQLSKRGMKVLLIEKNQLAGKASKAAAGMLGVQTELDGRSPLYDLAMASRNMYSTLADELKEISGIDIEYVENGMIKLAITEEEAHDLLKIAPSAEKEEQVEWLSPGKLSIYEPHLSRDVAGGLYIPKDGNVSALKLTQALGLASSRLGAEMKEFTDVYDFIIEKSRITGVKTSIGPFYADETIVAGGAWSQSLLKQLNMTFNTYPVKGECFSVKVSRKVVERTIFTDDCYIVPKIGGRLLIGATEKPHTFDETISVDGLLNLMQLATSILPDLAYAKWEKAWAGIRPQTYQGLPFMGRSREWGGLSIATGHYRNGILLAPITGVMMADIIEGKDTHPIDEYVRS, encoded by the coding sequence TTGGTCAAGCAGTATGACGTCATGATTGTGGGTGGAGGGGTTATTGGCTGCTCCATTGCATATCAGTTATCCAAAAGAGGAATGAAAGTTCTCCTTATTGAAAAGAATCAATTGGCGGGAAAAGCGTCAAAAGCCGCCGCAGGCATGCTTGGCGTTCAAACAGAATTAGATGGGCGAAGTCCTCTGTATGATTTGGCGATGGCCAGTCGGAATATGTATTCTACTCTAGCTGATGAACTAAAAGAAATTAGCGGAATTGACATTGAGTATGTAGAAAATGGAATGATTAAATTAGCGATAACAGAGGAAGAAGCCCATGACTTACTGAAAATTGCACCTAGTGCAGAAAAAGAGGAACAGGTTGAATGGTTATCTCCTGGAAAACTATCTATCTATGAACCTCATCTCTCAAGAGATGTGGCTGGTGGTTTGTATATTCCAAAGGATGGAAATGTCTCAGCCCTAAAGCTTACACAAGCATTAGGTTTGGCATCTTCGAGATTAGGTGCAGAGATGAAGGAATTTACGGACGTATATGATTTTATTATAGAAAAGAGCAGGATTACCGGGGTTAAAACATCTATTGGTCCCTTTTACGCAGACGAAACGATTGTTGCGGGAGGTGCTTGGAGTCAATCTCTACTGAAACAGCTGAATATGACTTTCAATACATATCCAGTCAAAGGAGAATGCTTTTCTGTTAAAGTATCCCGCAAAGTAGTAGAGCGTACAATTTTCACGGATGACTGCTACATTGTTCCGAAAATTGGTGGAAGGCTTTTGATAGGGGCAACAGAGAAGCCTCATACCTTTGATGAAACTATTTCAGTAGATGGTTTATTAAACCTCATGCAGCTGGCGACAAGCATATTGCCTGATTTAGCTTACGCCAAGTGGGAAAAGGCTTGGGCCGGCATTCGTCCTCAGACTTATCAAGGATTACCATTTATGGGAAGAAGTAGAGAATGGGGCGGCCTGTCCATTGCAACGGGGCATTACCGTAATGGTATTCTCCTCGCCCCAATTACAGGAGTGATGATGGCAGACATTATTGAAGGTAAGGATACTCATCCAATAGATGAATACGTGAGGAGTTGA
- the tenA gene encoding thiaminase II codes for MSFTTYLRNEVKEIWEASFNHPFVKGIGDGTLPLDNFRYYILQDAYYLSHFSKVQALGAAKATDLHTTSRMAAHAVGTNEAELSLHENFSNRLGITEEEKQQFKPAPTAYAYTSHMYRSAQYGGLADILAAILPCYWLYFEVGERLKSCTPEEAIYQEWIAAYGGEWFRELVEEQIQRLDGLAETMTQTDKERMKENFILSSIYEFQFWEMAYTLEKWPFQSSLFKEGRVHV; via the coding sequence ATGTCATTTACAACGTACTTAAGAAATGAAGTGAAGGAAATTTGGGAAGCGAGTTTCAATCATCCTTTCGTTAAAGGAATCGGTGATGGAACCCTCCCTCTTGATAATTTCAGATACTACATTCTCCAGGATGCCTATTACCTCTCACACTTTTCGAAGGTGCAGGCACTTGGGGCAGCCAAAGCAACAGACTTACATACCACATCGAGAATGGCAGCACACGCTGTGGGGACAAATGAAGCTGAGCTTTCACTTCATGAAAACTTCTCAAACCGTTTGGGGATTACGGAAGAAGAAAAACAGCAATTTAAACCTGCTCCTACGGCATATGCGTACACGTCACACATGTATCGATCCGCTCAGTATGGAGGTCTCGCAGATATTCTGGCGGCAATACTCCCCTGCTACTGGTTGTATTTTGAGGTCGGTGAACGCTTGAAATCATGTACACCTGAGGAGGCCATTTACCAGGAGTGGATCGCAGCTTATGGGGGAGAATGGTTTCGGGAGTTAGTGGAAGAACAGATTCAGCGACTGGATGGATTGGCAGAAACGATGACGCAAACAGACAAGGAAAGAATGAAAGAGAATTTCATTTTGAGCAGCATTTATGAATTCCAATTTTGGGAAATGGCATACACACTCGAGAAATGGCCGTTTCAGTCATCTCTATTCAAAGAAGGTAGAGTACATGTCTAA
- a CDS encoding phosphatidate cytidylyltransferase, with amino-acid sequence MESTIWTLFVIFIGLVVVTVLFLQIKSKQRGKDFSRISLRVKTWWGMFVVFCLATLFNPIVSMFSLMILCFFSLKEYFSMMQTRKADRRIFLWAYLSIPIQFYWIYIGWYGMFIVFIPVYVFLLLPLPRLLGKGTLGFLRSVSSTQWGLMLMVFGLSHLAYYQVANPISGANLVLFLVVLTQVSDIVQFVVSIYIGKRRVVPTSNPAITWEGFLAAVLVTTCVSYFIYPYLTPLDMKFGILSGLIISVTGFVGSLTISVLKRDLLIGDQEKFASLKESYLNRVDSLAYTSPIFFHIIRYYFDFM; translated from the coding sequence ATGGAATCGACCATATGGACTTTATTTGTTATTTTTATCGGTTTGGTCGTAGTGACCGTCCTATTTTTACAGATTAAGAGTAAGCAAAGAGGTAAAGATTTCTCTCGAATTTCGTTACGGGTTAAAACCTGGTGGGGGATGTTTGTTGTCTTTTGTTTGGCTACCTTGTTTAATCCGATCGTATCCATGTTCTCCTTGATGATCCTCTGCTTTTTTTCTCTTAAAGAGTACTTTTCTATGATGCAAACGAGAAAAGCGGATCGAAGGATTTTCTTGTGGGCTTACTTATCAATCCCCATTCAGTTTTATTGGATTTATATTGGATGGTATGGGATGTTCATTGTGTTTATTCCAGTTTATGTGTTTTTGTTATTACCTCTGCCTCGATTATTGGGCAAAGGGACTTTGGGGTTCCTTCGCTCTGTCAGCTCGACACAATGGGGTCTGATGCTGATGGTTTTCGGGTTAAGTCACCTTGCTTATTATCAGGTTGCTAATCCAATAAGTGGTGCGAATCTAGTGCTTTTTTTAGTTGTGCTGACCCAGGTGAGTGATATTGTTCAGTTTGTTGTATCGATATACATCGGAAAGCGTAGGGTAGTACCAACCTCTAATCCAGCCATTACATGGGAAGGCTTTTTGGCGGCTGTGTTGGTGACGACGTGCGTATCTTATTTTATTTATCCTTATTTAACTCCCCTCGATATGAAATTCGGAATCCTATCTGGCTTGATTATCAGCGTCACTGGTTTCGTAGGAAGCTTGACGATTTCTGTGTTGAAACGTGATCTCCTGATCGGTGATCAAGAAAAATTTGCTTCATTAAAAGAAAGTTACCTCAATCGTGTCGACAGTTTAGCCTACACATCCCCCATATTCTTTCACATCATTCGTTACTACTTTGATTTCATGTGA